The Egicoccus sp. AB-alg6-2 genome segment CGTCAGCAGCACGCCGTTCGGAAGCTTGCTCTCTAGTCCCATTCGAGACCTCCACGGCCGAGTTCGTACACGAACGCGACCCCGAGGATCACGACGAAGATGCCCATCTGGGCCAGCCCGAACCAGCCGAGTTCGCGGAAGACGACCGCCCACGGGTAGAGGAAGACCGCCTCGACGTCGAAGATGAGGAACAACATGGCCACCATGTAGAACTTCACGGTGAACCGGGTGCCGCGGATCTTGGCGAGCGGCTCGTTGCCGGACTCGTAGGCACCGAGCTTGGTCGGGTTGGGCGCCTTGGGACCGATGAAGGCGCTGGTCACCGCACCGCCCGCCGCGAAGAGCATGGCGAGCCCGAACAACAGCAGGATCGGGAAGTAGTCGGAGAGCACGGTCAATCTCTTTCGGCGTCCGGCCCGACCGGGGCCGTGCGAAGGCAGCACAACGGGGACGGCGATACCCCGGCGACGCGCCCAACGGTAGGGGCCGGCCGACGAGGCTCGCAAGACGCGTGCCGGTCGGCTGACCGGGACCGAGGCGGTCCCCAGGCGGCGGGGTGGCAGGCGGTTGCGCTCATGCCGCCGGCGCCAGGCGCTGCAGGGTGTTGATGATCACGTCCTTGGCATCCGAGGGACGGGCGTCGGTCAGGTGCGCCATCAGCTTGAGCACCAGCTCCATCAGGGGCCGGTTGGGCATCCCGTACTCGGTGCACACGTGCATGACCGCCGGATGCCCGACGAGTTCGGCGAACACCTTGCCGAGCGTGTAGTAGCCGCCCCAACGCTGACGCAGCTCGGCGTCGTAGGCGTCGAGGTCCGCGGTCCGCCGCCGGTCGAGCGCGCCGTCGACGACCTCGGCGGCGAGCTTGGCCGCCTCCATCGCGTAGCTGATGCCCTCGCCGTTGAAGGGGTTGACCATGCCGCCGCTGTCACCGACCAGGAGCACGCCCCGCTGGTGCAGCGGGGTGCGGTTGAAGCCC includes the following:
- a CDS encoding NADH-quinone oxidoreductase subunit A, whose translation is MLSDYFPILLLFGLAMLFAAGGAVTSAFIGPKAPNPTKLGAYESGNEPLAKIRGTRFTVKFYMVAMLFLIFDVEAVFLYPWAVVFRELGWFGLAQMGIFVVILGVAFVYELGRGGLEWD